One Kitasatospora sp. NBC_01266 genomic window carries:
- a CDS encoding Hsp20/alpha crystallin family protein translates to MPGDTTPKKPFSPWHPDLSDWFENFPFGRSGEQNPIRIEEFEQDGTLVVQAELPGIDPEQDVQITVRDHSLTIQAVRTEEQREKRRSEFRYGTFTRTLPLPAEADEEGISAGYAKGLLTVTVPLDTGRAAARQVRITRQE, encoded by the coding sequence ATGCCCGGCGACACCACGCCCAAGAAACCCTTCTCCCCCTGGCATCCGGACCTGTCCGACTGGTTCGAGAACTTCCCGTTCGGCCGGTCCGGCGAGCAGAACCCGATCCGGATCGAGGAGTTCGAGCAGGACGGCACCCTGGTGGTACAGGCCGAACTGCCCGGCATCGACCCCGAGCAGGACGTGCAGATCACCGTCCGCGACCACTCGCTCACCATCCAGGCCGTGCGCACCGAGGAGCAGCGGGAGAAGCGCCGCTCCGAGTTCCGCTACGGCACGTTCACCCGAACCCTCCCGCTGCCCGCCGAGGCCGACGAGGAGGGGATCAGCGCCGGCTACGCCAAGGGCCTGCTGACCGTGACGGTGCCGCTGGACACCGGACGGGCGGCGGCCCGGCAGGTGCGGATCACCCGGCAGGAGTGA
- a CDS encoding sensor histidine kinase, with product MRSRTPAIARLHRARWVTTLLFAATTAICLLVLATIAVRTDSQSRTHDLDNDVIHRADGLSRVVSYDADGALSFDALPDDDLARGADALGVVQPDAAGPPRISHAYTSPATLPGPADLAWIWQRIQEEQQTVLFTADGTGGRGFHWAAAPVGDANGTVVAAVLVGDDPTPSHTAHDRLLRWLALGCLGLVLAAAAVGHLLSGRAMRPALRGLERQEQFLAEAAHELRTPLATLRLVVESGSGSPGRAPAALDEAVRLVDRLGRLVTGLLARARVEAGTHEIELTPLRLDQLVEQTVEELPDTAGVTVGTEATVVNGDPELLAQAVRNLVENALRHGGGTPVEVSVTAGRVAVRDHGPGVPAKDRTRVFERRVTGAASTGTGTGLAIVRWVAELHGGTAQLSPAPGGGLQAELLLPERTAAD from the coding sequence GTGAGGTCGCGCACCCCGGCGATCGCGCGGCTGCACCGTGCCCGCTGGGTGACCACGCTGCTCTTCGCCGCCACCACCGCGATCTGCCTGCTGGTGCTCGCCACCATCGCGGTGCGCACCGACAGCCAGTCCCGCACGCACGACCTCGACAACGACGTCATCCACCGGGCCGACGGACTCTCCCGGGTGGTCTCCTACGACGCCGACGGCGCGCTCTCCTTCGACGCGCTGCCCGACGACGACCTGGCGCGCGGCGCCGACGCGCTCGGCGTCGTCCAGCCGGACGCCGCCGGCCCCCCGCGGATCAGCCACGCCTACACCTCCCCGGCCACGCTGCCCGGCCCGGCGGATCTCGCCTGGATCTGGCAGCGGATCCAGGAGGAGCAGCAGACCGTGCTGTTCACCGCTGACGGCACCGGCGGTCGCGGCTTCCACTGGGCCGCCGCCCCGGTCGGCGACGCCAACGGGACCGTGGTCGCCGCCGTGCTGGTCGGCGACGACCCGACACCGAGCCACACCGCCCACGACCGCCTGCTGCGCTGGCTGGCGCTGGGCTGCCTGGGCCTGGTGCTGGCCGCCGCCGCCGTCGGTCACCTGCTGTCCGGCCGGGCGATGCGCCCGGCGCTGCGCGGACTGGAACGGCAGGAGCAGTTCCTCGCCGAAGCGGCCCACGAACTGCGCACACCGCTGGCCACCCTGCGGCTGGTGGTGGAGAGCGGCAGCGGCTCACCCGGCCGGGCCCCCGCCGCCCTGGACGAGGCGGTGCGCCTGGTCGACCGGCTGGGACGACTGGTCACCGGCCTGCTGGCGCGGGCCCGGGTCGAGGCCGGCACCCACGAGATCGAGCTGACCCCGCTGCGCCTGGACCAGCTGGTGGAGCAGACCGTCGAGGAGCTGCCGGACACCGCAGGCGTCACGGTCGGCACCGAGGCCACCGTGGTCAACGGCGACCCCGAACTGCTCGCCCAGGCCGTCCGCAACCTGGTGGAGAACGCGCTGCGGCACGGCGGCGGCACCCCGGTCGAGGTCAGCGTCACGGCCGGCCGGGTCGCGGTGCGCGACCACGGCCCCGGCGTGCCCGCCAAGGACCGCACCCGGGTCTTCGAGCGCCGGGTCACCGGAGCGGCGAGCACCGGCACCGGAACGGGCCTGGCCATCGTGCGCTGGGTGGCCGAGCTGCACGGCGGCACCGCCCAGCTCTCCCCGGCGCCCGGCGGCGGGCTGCAGGCGGAACTGCTGCTGCCCGAGCGCACGGCGGCCGACTGA
- a CDS encoding response regulator transcription factor encodes MRVLVLEDDPELGPAIVTGLRECGFAVDFAGDLADADFKLAVNTYDCLIADRMLPDGDALTLLAAQRKAGSVLPVLLLTALDAVTDRVAGFEHGADDYLVKPFAFAELSARVRALCRRGQPTRLPELRVGDLELDLPRRRVRRDGVLLTLTAKEFAVLEVLMLRAGEVVTRTELIERCWDEQAEPLSNVVDVLIGQLRRKLGPPELIATVRGAGYLIGDPDADR; translated from the coding sequence ATGCGCGTACTTGTCCTCGAAGACGACCCCGAGCTCGGCCCCGCGATCGTCACGGGTCTGCGCGAGTGCGGTTTCGCCGTCGACTTCGCCGGCGATCTCGCGGACGCCGACTTCAAGCTCGCGGTCAACACCTACGACTGCCTGATCGCCGACCGGATGCTGCCCGACGGCGACGCGCTGACCCTGCTCGCCGCCCAGCGCAAGGCCGGCAGCGTACTCCCGGTGCTGCTGCTCACCGCCCTGGACGCGGTCACCGACCGGGTGGCCGGCTTCGAGCACGGAGCCGACGACTACCTGGTCAAGCCCTTCGCCTTCGCCGAGCTCAGCGCCCGGGTCCGGGCCCTGTGCCGGCGCGGCCAGCCCACCCGGCTGCCCGAGCTGCGGGTCGGCGACCTGGAGCTCGACCTGCCGCGCCGCCGGGTGCGGCGCGACGGCGTGCTGCTCACCCTGACCGCCAAGGAGTTCGCGGTGCTGGAGGTGCTGATGCTGCGCGCCGGCGAGGTGGTCACCCGCACCGAGCTGATCGAACGCTGCTGGGACGAGCAGGCCGAACCGCTCTCCAACGTGGTCGACGTCCTGATCGGCCAACTGCGCCGCAAGCTGGGCCCGCCCGAGCTGATCGCCACCGTGCGCGGCGCCGGCTACCTCATCGGCGATCCGGACGCCGACCGGTGA